One Streptomyces sp. NBC_00554 DNA segment encodes these proteins:
- a CDS encoding glycosyltransferase family 1 protein, with the protein MKAIRRFTVRPVLPEALHPLSDLARNLRWSWHAETRDLFQSVDPERWAASDGDPVRLLGSVSPGRLAELTEDRRFLRRLAAAADDLRDYVTGDRWYQTQTGTPELPAAIAYFSPEFGITAALPQYSGGLGILAGDHLKAASDLGVPLIGVGLLYRHGYFRQSLSRDGWQQEHYPVLDPNELPVVPLRESDGSPAQVSLALPGGRALRARVWLAQVGRVPLLMLDSDVEENDLGERGVTDRLYGGGSEHRLLQEMLLGIGGVRAVRTYCRLTGHAQPEVFHTNEGHAGFLGLERIAELADGGLDFEASLESVRAGTVFTTHTPVPAGIDRFDRELVARHFGPDAELPRIDVQRILGLGMETYPGGEPNLFNMAVMGLRLGQRANGVSLLHGHVSREMFSGLWPGFDPDEVPITSVTNGVHAPTWVAPEVFRLGARQIGAQRAEDAMTVGGSERWDAVADIADQEIFDLRRVLREQLVVEVRERLHASWRQRGAGTAELGWIEGVLDPDVLTIGFARRVPSYKRLTLMLRDRDRLMDLLLHPERPIQIVIAGKAHPADDGGKRLIQELVRFADDPRVRHRIVFLPDYGMAMAQKLYPGCDIWLNNPLRPLEACGTSGMKAALNGCLNLSVLDGWWDEWFQPDFGWAIPTADGTAGGTPTLSAVGEDDDRRDELEAAALYDLLEQRVTPRFYERGQGGLPDRWIEMVRQTLTHLGPKVLAGRMVREYVERLYAPAARAHRSLTADTARELATWKSRVRSAWPHVTVDHVEAASATTTAELGTTLSVRVRVGLGDLGPDDVEVQAVAGRVDSDDRIADAVAVPLKPAGGPDLEGRWVYEGPLSLDRTGPFGYTVRILPAHRLLASSAELGLVAVPSEELVEAAGVLMR; encoded by the coding sequence GTGAAGGCAATCCGCAGGTTCACCGTCCGACCCGTACTCCCCGAAGCCCTTCACCCGCTCAGTGACCTGGCGCGCAATCTGCGCTGGTCCTGGCATGCCGAGACCCGTGATCTCTTCCAGTCCGTCGACCCCGAGCGCTGGGCCGCCTCCGACGGCGACCCCGTGCGCCTGCTCGGCTCCGTGTCGCCCGGGCGTCTCGCGGAGCTCACGGAGGACCGGCGTTTCCTGCGCCGGCTCGCCGCGGCCGCCGACGATCTGCGCGACTACGTGACCGGCGACCGCTGGTATCAGACCCAGACCGGGACCCCCGAACTGCCCGCCGCCATCGCCTACTTCTCGCCCGAGTTCGGCATCACGGCAGCGCTGCCGCAGTACTCCGGAGGCCTCGGCATCCTCGCGGGCGATCACCTGAAGGCCGCCAGTGACCTGGGCGTTCCGCTGATCGGCGTGGGGCTGCTCTACCGGCACGGCTACTTCCGGCAGTCCCTGTCGCGGGACGGCTGGCAGCAGGAGCACTATCCGGTCCTGGACCCGAACGAGCTGCCGGTGGTGCCGCTGCGCGAGAGCGACGGCTCACCGGCCCAGGTCTCGCTGGCCCTTCCCGGCGGGCGGGCGCTGCGGGCCCGCGTCTGGCTGGCGCAGGTCGGCCGGGTGCCGCTGCTGATGCTCGACTCCGACGTCGAGGAGAACGACCTCGGCGAACGCGGGGTGACCGACCGGCTGTACGGCGGCGGCAGCGAGCACCGGTTGCTGCAGGAGATGCTGCTCGGCATAGGAGGGGTGCGCGCGGTACGGACGTACTGCAGGCTCACCGGCCATGCGCAGCCCGAGGTGTTCCATACGAACGAGGGGCACGCGGGGTTCCTGGGTCTGGAGCGGATCGCCGAACTGGCCGACGGGGGGCTGGACTTCGAGGCCTCGTTGGAGTCGGTGAGGGCCGGTACGGTCTTCACGACCCACACGCCCGTGCCCGCCGGGATCGACCGCTTCGACCGGGAGCTGGTGGCCCGCCACTTCGGTCCGGACGCCGAACTCCCGCGCATCGACGTCCAACGCATCCTGGGCCTGGGCATGGAGACCTACCCGGGCGGCGAGCCGAACCTCTTCAACATGGCCGTGATGGGGCTGCGGCTCGGCCAACGGGCCAATGGCGTCTCGCTGTTGCACGGCCATGTCAGCCGGGAGATGTTCTCGGGCCTGTGGCCGGGCTTCGACCCGGACGAGGTCCCGATCACCTCGGTGACCAACGGCGTGCACGCGCCGACCTGGGTGGCGCCGGAGGTCTTCCGGCTCGGCGCCCGGCAGATCGGCGCCCAGCGCGCCGAGGACGCGATGACGGTCGGCGGCTCGGAGCGCTGGGACGCGGTGGCCGACATCGCGGACCAGGAGATCTTCGATCTGCGGCGCGTGCTGCGCGAGCAGCTGGTGGTCGAGGTACGGGAACGGCTGCACGCCTCCTGGCGCCAGCGCGGCGCGGGTACGGCCGAACTGGGCTGGATCGAAGGGGTGTTGGACCCCGACGTCCTCACCATCGGGTTCGCGCGCCGCGTCCCCTCGTACAAACGCCTGACCCTGATGCTGCGGGACCGCGACCGGCTGATGGATCTGCTGCTGCATCCCGAGCGGCCGATCCAGATCGTCATCGCGGGCAAGGCCCACCCCGCCGACGACGGCGGCAAACGCCTGATCCAGGAACTCGTCCGGTTCGCGGACGACCCGCGCGTACGCCACCGCATCGTCTTCCTTCCCGACTACGGCATGGCGATGGCGCAGAAGCTGTACCCGGGCTGCGACATCTGGCTGAACAATCCGCTGCGCCCGCTGGAGGCGTGCGGTACGTCCGGCATGAAGGCGGCGCTGAACGGGTGCCTCAACCTGTCCGTCCTGGACGGCTGGTGGGACGAGTGGTTCCAGCCCGACTTCGGCTGGGCGATCCCGACCGCCGACGGCACGGCTGGGGGCACCCCCACGCTTTCGGCAGTGGGGGAGGACGACGACCGCCGTGACGAACTGGAGGCGGCGGCGCTCTACGACCTGCTGGAGCAGCGGGTGACCCCGCGCTTCTACGAGCGCGGCCAGGGCGGCCTGCCCGACCGCTGGATCGAGATGGTCCGCCAGACGCTGACCCACCTCGGCCCGAAGGTCCTGGCCGGCCGGATGGTGCGTGAATACGTGGAGCGCCTGTACGCTCCGGCCGCCCGCGCCCACCGCTCCCTCACCGCGGACACGGCCCGCGAGCTGGCCACCTGGAAGTCCCGCGTCCGCTCGGCCTGGCCGCACGTCACCGTCGACCACGTCGAGGCCGCCTCCGCCACGACCACCGCCGAACTCGGCACCACCCTCTCCGTCCGCGTCCGCGTCGGCCTCGGCGACCTCGGCCCCGACGACGTCGAGGTCCAGGCCGTCGCGGGCCGCGTCGACTCCGACGACCGCATCGCGGACGCGGTGGCCGTGCCGCTGAAGCCCGCGGGCGGCCCGGACCTGGAGGGACGCTGGGTGTACGAGGGGCCGCTGTCCCTGGACAGGACCGGGCCCTTCGGATATACCGTGCGGATCCTGCCCGCGCACCGACTGCTGGCATCCAGCGCGGAGTTGGGTCTTGTGGCGGTTCCGTCGGAGGAACTGGTGGAGGCGGCCGGGGTGTTGATGAGGTGA
- a CDS encoding alpha-1,4-glucan--maltose-1-phosphate maltosyltransferase, producing MPATHHTSPPPTTSPDTSPIRTADAGRRKPEKPSAGTDTGPGTGSSSTAAAAIPETEETTAPVTPVAPVAPVVPVAPVAPIKTTEARETVAPVPPVATIGRIPLLDVHPVVDHGRWPAKAVVGEAFEVSATVFREGHGAVAANVVLRDPEGRTGPWTPMRELAPGTDRWGATVSAGKEGHWTYTVEAWGDPISTWRRHAGIKIPAGIDTELVLEEGARLYERAATGVPKSKGRRETLLTAADALRDVERPASARLAAALTPEVDRVLARHPLRELVTSSEPLTLKVERERALYGAWYEFFPRSEGTPERPHGTFRTAAERLPGIARMGFDVVYLPPIHPIGSTFRKGPNNTLSAGPEDVGVPWAIGSPEGGHDAIHPDLGTIDDFDAFVRRAAREGMEIALDFALQCSPDHPWVQKHPDWFHHRPDGTIAYAENPPKKYQDIYPIAFDKDMPGLVQETLRVLRYWMSHGVRIFRVDNPHTKPVLFWERVIADINRTDPDVIFLAEAFTRPAMMHTLAKTGFQQSYTYFTWRNTKEELTEYLTELSGDAAAYMRPNFFVNTPDILHEFLQHGGRPAFELRAVLAATLSPTWGVYSGFELCEGTPLRTGSEEYLDSEKYQLRPRDWESAEREGRSIAPLLGRLNAIRRRSPALRQLRDLHFHHTDQESVIAYSKSVTDAGDDTGARGSNTVVVVVNLDPHHTQEATVSLDMPQLGLDWHESVPVRDELTGETYYWGRANYVRLEPGHSPAHILTVLRPSSPQIGGSPTT from the coding sequence ATGCCCGCCACGCACCACACGTCGCCACCCCCGACGACCAGCCCTGACACATCCCCCATACGCACGGCCGACGCCGGTCGCCGCAAGCCGGAGAAACCCTCCGCCGGCACCGACACCGGGCCCGGCACCGGAAGCAGCAGCACCGCAGCCGCCGCGATCCCGGAGACCGAAGAGACCACGGCGCCCGTCACACCCGTGGCCCCCGTCGCGCCCGTCGTACCCGTCGCACCCGTCGCACCGATCAAGACCACGGAGGCCAGGGAGACGGTCGCGCCCGTCCCACCCGTCGCGACCATCGGCCGCATCCCCCTCCTCGACGTGCACCCGGTCGTCGACCACGGCCGATGGCCCGCCAAGGCGGTGGTCGGTGAGGCCTTCGAGGTGTCGGCCACGGTCTTCCGCGAGGGCCATGGCGCGGTCGCCGCGAACGTCGTCCTGCGCGACCCGGAGGGCCGCACAGGACCCTGGACCCCCATGCGCGAGCTGGCCCCCGGCACCGACCGCTGGGGCGCCACGGTGTCCGCCGGGAAAGAGGGCCACTGGACGTACACGGTGGAGGCATGGGGCGATCCCATCTCCACCTGGCGCCGGCACGCGGGGATCAAGATCCCGGCCGGCATCGACACCGAACTGGTCCTGGAGGAGGGCGCGCGTCTCTACGAGCGGGCGGCCACCGGAGTGCCGAAGAGCAAGGGGCGCCGGGAGACCCTCCTCACGGCGGCCGACGCGCTGCGCGACGTGGAACGCCCCGCCTCGGCCCGCCTAGCCGCCGCCCTCACCCCCGAGGTGGACCGGGTCCTAGCCCGCCATCCGCTGCGCGAACTCGTCACGTCCTCCGAGCCGTTGACGCTGAAGGTGGAGCGCGAAAGGGCGCTGTACGGCGCCTGGTACGAGTTCTTCCCGCGTTCCGAGGGCACGCCCGAGCGGCCGCACGGCACGTTCCGTACCGCCGCCGAGCGCCTGCCCGGCATCGCGAGGATGGGCTTCGACGTCGTCTACCTCCCGCCGATCCACCCCATCGGCAGCACCTTCCGCAAGGGCCCCAACAACACGCTGTCCGCGGGTCCGGAGGACGTCGGCGTGCCCTGGGCGATCGGCTCCCCGGAGGGCGGGCACGACGCGATCCACCCGGATCTCGGCACGATCGACGACTTCGACGCGTTCGTACGCCGGGCAGCGCGCGAAGGGATGGAGATCGCCCTCGACTTCGCGCTCCAGTGCTCCCCCGACCACCCGTGGGTGCAGAAGCATCCGGACTGGTTCCACCACCGGCCGGACGGCACGATCGCATACGCCGAGAACCCGCCGAAGAAGTACCAGGACATCTACCCGATCGCCTTCGACAAGGACATGCCGGGCCTGGTCCAGGAGACGCTGCGGGTGCTGCGGTACTGGATGAGTCATGGCGTACGGATCTTCCGCGTCGACAATCCGCATACGAAACCGGTGCTGTTCTGGGAGCGGGTGATCGCCGACATCAACCGCACCGACCCGGACGTGATCTTCCTGGCCGAGGCGTTCACCCGGCCCGCGATGATGCACACCCTCGCCAAGACCGGTTTCCAGCAGTCGTACACCTACTTCACCTGGCGCAACACCAAGGAGGAGCTGACCGAGTACCTGACCGAACTGTCGGGTGATGCGGCCGCGTACATGCGGCCCAATTTCTTCGTCAACACCCCCGACATCCTGCACGAGTTCCTCCAGCACGGCGGGCGCCCGGCCTTCGAGCTGCGGGCGGTGCTCGCCGCGACGCTGTCGCCGACGTGGGGTGTGTACAGCGGTTTCGAACTCTGCGAGGGCACCCCGCTGCGCACCGGGAGCGAGGAGTATCTGGACTCCGAGAAGTACCAACTCCGGCCCCGGGACTGGGAGTCGGCGGAACGTGAGGGTCGTAGCATCGCGCCCCTGCTGGGCAGGCTCAACGCGATCAGGCGCCGCAGTCCGGCCCTTCGCCAGTTGCGCGATCTCCACTTCCACCACACGGACCAGGAGTCGGTGATCGCGTACTCGAAGTCCGTCACGGATGCAGGGGACGACACGGGCGCACGCGGTTCGAACACGGTTGTGGTGGTGGTCAACCTCGACCCCCACCACACCCAGGAGGCGACGGTCTCGTTGGACATGCCGCAACTCGGCCTGGACTGGCACGAGTCCGTGCCGGTGCGCGACGAGCTCACCGGCGAGACCTACTACTGGGGCAGGGCGAATTATGTGCGCCTCGAGCCAGGGCATAGTCCCGCGCACATCCTCACCGTCCTGCGACCGTCCTCACCGCAGATCGGAGGGTCACCCACCACATGA
- a CDS encoding S8 family peptidase codes for MAQTEKRRLRWAGGLTAVATAAVLSAITLPAHAAPEGQIVGAGAPGSVSGSYIVTLKGGTNAPSPAGRSIAEKYGARISHAYGTALNGYAVTVDEKQARRLAADSRVASVVQDTRVALDHSQKNPPTWGLDRIDQRGLPLNKSYTWPESAGKGVTAYVIDTGIRITHKDFGGRASYGWDFVGNDKTAKDGNGHGTHVAGTIAGTKYGVAKKTKVVAVRVLDNNGAGTTAQVIAGIDWVTKHARKPAVANISLGGYANAQLDAAVRNSIASGVTYAVAAGNDGLPAGLYSPARVKQALTVGASDRTDARASFSNTGAILDLFAPGVAITSASYASDTGKATYSGTSMASPHVAGAAALYLADHTRATPAQVGKALVKQAVPGKISGAGLGSPNRLLQVGTP; via the coding sequence ATGGCACAGACGGAAAAGAGGCGTCTGCGCTGGGCGGGAGGTCTCACCGCGGTTGCGACGGCCGCGGTGCTTTCGGCCATCACCCTGCCCGCGCACGCCGCCCCGGAGGGGCAGATAGTCGGCGCCGGCGCTCCCGGCTCCGTCAGCGGCAGTTACATCGTGACACTCAAGGGGGGAACCAACGCTCCGTCCCCAGCGGGCAGAAGCATCGCGGAGAAGTACGGGGCGAGAATCAGCCACGCCTACGGCACCGCCCTCAACGGCTACGCGGTGACGGTGGACGAGAAGCAGGCCCGGCGGCTCGCGGCCGACTCCCGCGTGGCCTCGGTCGTGCAGGACACCAGGGTGGCGCTCGACCACAGCCAGAAGAACCCGCCCACCTGGGGCCTCGACCGCATCGACCAGCGGGGCCTGCCGCTGAACAAGAGCTACACATGGCCGGAGTCGGCGGGCAAGGGCGTAACGGCGTACGTCATCGACACCGGCATCCGGATCACGCACAAGGACTTCGGCGGCCGGGCCAGCTACGGCTGGGACTTCGTGGGGAACGACAAGACCGCCAAGGACGGCAACGGCCACGGCACACACGTCGCCGGCACCATCGCGGGCACCAAGTACGGCGTCGCCAAGAAGACCAAGGTCGTCGCCGTCCGCGTCCTCGACAACAACGGCGCCGGCACGACCGCGCAGGTCATCGCGGGCATCGACTGGGTGACGAAGCACGCCAGGAAACCGGCGGTCGCCAATATCAGCCTCGGCGGGTACGCCAACGCCCAGCTCGACGCCGCCGTACGCAACTCCATCGCCTCCGGTGTGACGTACGCGGTGGCGGCGGGCAACGACGGACTGCCGGCCGGTCTCTACTCCCCCGCCCGGGTCAAGCAGGCCCTCACCGTCGGCGCGAGCGACAGGACCGACGCGCGGGCGAGCTTCTCGAACACCGGCGCCATCCTTGACCTGTTCGCGCCCGGAGTGGCGATCACCTCGGCGTCGTACGCCAGTGACACGGGGAAGGCGACCTACTCGGGTACGTCGATGGCGAGCCCGCACGTCGCGGGCGCGGCCGCGCTCTATCTGGCCGACCACACCAGGGCCACCCCGGCACAGGTGGGCAAAGCACTGGTCAAGCAGGCGGTTCCAGGCAAAATCTCTGGCGCGGGTCTGGGTTCGCCGAACAGGTTGCTCCAGGTCGGCACCCCCTAG
- a CDS encoding LamG-like jellyroll fold domain-containing protein, with amino-acid sequence MAWLTVVAVLATVPTVTPMLASQTAVAAESGDLTESERAQEQAAESGSQVEVVGERTERETVFANPDGRTFTLRKSIVPVRVQKSDGGWTAPDATLVKRADGSVGPKAATVDLSFSGGGSGKDLVTIAEDGQSVTLGWPGTLPEPRLEGTRAVYEDVRPDVNLILTATVEGFRQVLEVETLEAAKDPALASLEYSMGVEGLRVREGSAGSMEAVDGNGQVVFRSPSARMWNSAGKAADSEGVSAQSLAVRPLVRASSAEVPAATSEESPSAAPAEERPAGPVEEGDPFAGPGAGDEAAVMDVDVTQTQVTVIPDAGLIADTTSSELPLYIDPSVEMNESERTVLSSDGDVFYNFSGGNNGMSVGRCGQAVIGGYIYACTTGSAYTNRMYFEFAPGKLKGKQVLDATFAVTETWSFSCDARWVDLERTDGISSSTRWPGPGGPNSDNSWDQMGDRNVSAGRGDACSPSQPRKPIEFNDYAPEPDENLTSTVKAFADGKFKTLTLMLKAKDESDPIAWKRFDDDAVIDVVYVGKPAVPTEYGLETGTDEICSKSSTAPTMWHDPTPNLAATPQTVAGGEGSASLRVYFDLDVKNADGTWSDAKEPSTGSESPTSGYVGDGVDQNKVWNAALADKGQYRYRAWTRSYYNSGDSILGGTATQFCYFTIDSTAPKPPTVTFTSTYSVCVTGGDCTPKGRPGTPGDVTFGPASGDTNTAYAYKLSTDSAWRPWKTGATVSETITPVDSGTIFLEVLAKDSAGRTGQNKVRFLVDEGEGPVGKWTFNEASGAAVDVSATSTALRDDATISGATRVNTGRRGVVTDNGVTGEDKALKVGGTSYAATTGKVLETQASYTVSAWVRLDAASTTATVLGQDGTYYSPFFLGYCLAADRWCLRLADVDAATSPMDNQRVNSLDAPQVKVWTHLAAVVNTSAKTLTLYVNGVAQGSDTLTTGNWSAAGALQIGRVKFKGSYVDYFPGEVDEVTVWQDALTPELIAREANPTDAAGKAYAELVAQYTPEGATGTTLTDTSGYGNNLTLSEGASLDGEALVLDSEALVLDSTAGTATASRPLVSDNGSFTVATTASVNTEALTDKPVGYRAQILGQRTATGSAWSLWVEKTGTGSVPVLDADGYPVLDDNGLPVTRTFPTARWYFGQLTSNGTGTSVVSADFAVLDSEVGLVGAYNAHTRQITLFVGSDRQGEPLAYTASVGSGEFAVGKGYADGAWGNPLSGKITDIRLWAGAVTDATQVETLVGY; translated from the coding sequence TTGGCGTGGCTGACAGTGGTTGCCGTACTGGCGACGGTTCCGACGGTGACGCCGATGCTGGCCTCGCAGACGGCAGTTGCCGCGGAGAGTGGCGATCTGACGGAGTCGGAGCGCGCGCAGGAACAGGCGGCCGAGTCGGGTAGTCAGGTCGAGGTGGTGGGGGAGCGCACCGAGCGGGAGACGGTATTTGCCAACCCGGACGGCAGGACGTTCACGCTTCGGAAGTCGATTGTTCCGGTGCGGGTGCAGAAGTCCGATGGTGGTTGGACTGCCCCGGATGCGACGCTCGTGAAGCGGGCTGACGGATCCGTCGGGCCGAAAGCGGCCACGGTGGACCTGTCGTTTTCTGGTGGGGGTAGCGGCAAAGATCTGGTGACGATCGCGGAGGACGGACAGTCGGTCACTCTGGGTTGGCCCGGGACGCTGCCGGAGCCGCGATTGGAGGGCACGCGCGCGGTCTACGAGGACGTGCGCCCGGATGTGAACCTGATCCTGACGGCGACGGTCGAAGGCTTCCGGCAGGTGCTGGAGGTCGAGACGCTGGAGGCTGCTAAGGATCCGGCGCTGGCATCGCTGGAGTACTCGATGGGCGTCGAGGGCCTGCGGGTGCGTGAGGGCTCGGCCGGGAGCATGGAGGCCGTCGACGGCAACGGGCAGGTCGTCTTCCGTTCGCCCTCGGCGCGGATGTGGAACTCCGCCGGTAAGGCCGCGGACAGTGAGGGCGTGAGCGCGCAGAGCCTCGCGGTGCGCCCGCTCGTCAGGGCCTCGTCGGCCGAAGTGCCTGCGGCGACCTCGGAGGAGAGCCCGTCGGCGGCCCCGGCCGAGGAGCGTCCCGCCGGGCCGGTCGAGGAAGGCGACCCGTTCGCAGGTCCCGGAGCCGGGGACGAAGCGGCGGTGATGGACGTGGACGTGACACAGACTCAGGTCACCGTCATCCCGGACGCCGGACTGATCGCGGACACGACGAGCTCCGAGCTGCCGCTCTATATCGATCCGTCGGTGGAGATGAACGAATCCGAGCGGACAGTGCTGTCCTCGGACGGTGACGTGTTCTACAACTTCTCCGGCGGTAACAACGGCATGAGTGTGGGCCGGTGCGGCCAGGCGGTGATCGGCGGCTACATCTACGCTTGTACTACCGGCAGCGCCTACACAAACCGCATGTACTTCGAGTTCGCGCCGGGCAAGCTCAAGGGCAAGCAGGTGCTGGACGCGACGTTCGCGGTGACGGAGACGTGGTCGTTCTCGTGTGACGCGCGCTGGGTGGACCTTGAGCGCACGGACGGCATCTCGTCCTCGACGCGTTGGCCGGGTCCGGGTGGCCCGAATTCGGACAACTCCTGGGATCAGATGGGTGACCGGAACGTCTCGGCCGGCCGCGGTGACGCATGCAGCCCGTCGCAGCCGCGTAAGCCGATCGAGTTCAACGACTATGCGCCTGAGCCGGACGAGAACCTCACCTCGACGGTGAAGGCGTTCGCGGACGGCAAGTTCAAGACGCTGACGCTGATGCTGAAGGCCAAGGACGAGTCGGACCCGATCGCGTGGAAGCGGTTCGACGACGACGCGGTCATCGACGTGGTGTACGTCGGCAAGCCGGCCGTTCCCACTGAGTACGGCCTGGAGACCGGCACCGACGAGATCTGCTCCAAGAGCTCCACGGCGCCGACGATGTGGCACGACCCCACCCCGAACCTTGCTGCCACGCCGCAGACGGTCGCGGGCGGTGAGGGCTCGGCCTCGCTGCGCGTCTACTTCGATCTCGACGTGAAGAACGCGGACGGCACCTGGTCGGACGCGAAGGAGCCGTCCACCGGCTCTGAGAGTCCCACCAGCGGGTATGTCGGTGACGGCGTCGATCAGAACAAGGTGTGGAACGCGGCGCTGGCGGACAAGGGGCAGTACCGCTACCGTGCGTGGACCCGCTCGTACTACAACAGTGGGGACAGCATTCTGGGTGGTACGGCGACGCAGTTCTGCTACTTCACCATCGACAGCACCGCGCCGAAGCCGCCGACGGTGACCTTCACCTCGACGTACTCCGTGTGTGTGACCGGTGGCGACTGCACCCCCAAGGGGCGTCCGGGTACGCCGGGGGACGTGACGTTCGGGCCCGCCAGCGGGGACACGAATACCGCCTACGCCTACAAGCTGTCCACGGACAGCGCCTGGCGGCCCTGGAAGACGGGGGCGACAGTGAGCGAGACCATCACCCCTGTCGACTCGGGCACCATCTTCCTGGAGGTGTTGGCCAAGGACTCGGCGGGGAGGACAGGGCAGAACAAGGTCCGTTTCCTGGTCGACGAGGGTGAGGGTCCTGTCGGCAAGTGGACGTTCAACGAGGCTTCCGGCGCCGCCGTCGACGTCTCCGCAACCTCCACGGCCCTGCGGGACGACGCGACCATCAGCGGTGCGACCCGCGTGAATACGGGCCGGCGTGGCGTGGTTACCGACAACGGCGTGACAGGCGAGGACAAGGCGCTGAAGGTCGGCGGCACCTCGTATGCCGCGACCACTGGGAAGGTCCTGGAGACGCAGGCGTCGTACACCGTCTCGGCCTGGGTGCGGCTGGATGCCGCCAGCACCACGGCGACCGTCCTGGGCCAGGACGGCACCTACTACAGCCCGTTCTTCCTCGGTTACTGCCTCGCGGCGGACCGGTGGTGCTTGCGCCTGGCCGATGTCGACGCGGCGACCAGTCCGATGGACAACCAGCGGGTGAACTCGCTGGACGCGCCGCAGGTGAAGGTGTGGACGCATCTGGCGGCGGTGGTCAACACCAGCGCCAAGACACTCACCCTCTACGTCAACGGCGTCGCGCAGGGCAGCGACACCCTCACCACTGGCAACTGGTCGGCGGCAGGCGCGCTGCAGATCGGCCGCGTGAAGTTCAAGGGCTCCTATGTCGACTACTTCCCCGGCGAAGTGGATGAGGTCACCGTGTGGCAGGACGCTCTGACGCCCGAGTTGATCGCCCGTGAGGCAAACCCGACCGACGCGGCGGGCAAGGCGTACGCCGAACTCGTCGCCCAGTACACCCCGGAAGGGGCGACTGGCACCACGCTGACCGACACATCCGGCTACGGCAACAACCTCACCCTCTCCGAGGGTGCGTCTCTGGACGGCGAAGCCCTCGTTCTGGACAGCGAAGCCCTCGTTCTGGACAGCACGGCGGGTACGGCGACGGCGTCGCGGCCGCTGGTCTCCGACAACGGCTCCTTCACCGTGGCCACCACAGCGAGCGTCAACACCGAGGCGTTGACGGACAAGCCAGTCGGCTACCGCGCCCAGATCCTGGGCCAGCGCACCGCGACCGGCTCTGCGTGGAGCCTGTGGGTGGAGAAGACCGGCACGGGCAGCGTGCCGGTGTTGGACGCTGACGGCTACCCGGTCCTGGACGACAACGGCCTCCCGGTTACCCGCACGTTCCCGACGGCCCGCTGGTACTTCGGCCAGCTCACCTCCAACGGCACCGGCACCTCCGTCGTCAGCGCCGATTTCGCGGTTCTGGACAGCGAGGTCGGTTTGGTCGGCGCCTACAACGCGCACACCCGCCAGATCACGCTGTTCGTCGGCAGCGACCGCCAGGGCGAGCCGCTCGCCTACACCGCCTCCGTCGGAAGCGGCGAGTTCGCCGTGGGCAAGGGCTATGCCGACGGCGCATGGGGCAACCCCCTGTCCGGCAAGATCACCGACATCCGCCTGTGGGCGGGCGCGGTGACCGACGCCACTCAGGTGGAAACGCTCGTCGGCTACTGA